GCCCCTTAAACCACAGGTCAGCAACTTTGACACCCAGGGGTCAGGTGGTCAGAGAAAGCCTGATGCAGAAATTTGCAACAAATATCTAGCAATTCATGGAGGTGAACGTAGGGAGTGGAGAAGCCCCCCTACTAAAATTTTGAGCAACAGTGCATATGTGTGTCCCTGTTAGGGGGATTTTGAACAAAAGATGTGTGTATATTTTGCTGCACCAAAACCTCCCCATAAGAATCCTCCCTTCTATTCCCTTCCCCAGTACAACCTGGAAAAGCAGACTCTGCTTTGACAGGCTGAACTGTGAAGTTGAACTGATTTTTAAACTCCTCTGAAGTCATCAGTTCTTACCATTTGGTACATCTGGGCAGTAGATGCTGTCAAAGCTGCTGCTCTTTCTGGACCAGACAGGACTGTTACATTCCGGCTATAATACAAGACACAAAGGAGGTTTGTTTTCAGGTCTTGGTAAAAGATGCTCCGACCTACGGTGCGGCTGTGCTTGACCAATGGCTCCATATACTGACCACTCTCAATCACCTTCATTGCCCCGATTTAGGAAGGGTTGGCCCTCACCGAATTGTAAGGGCATTGAGGTCAATCTCTGTGCTTGAAGAAGAGGAGAGCAGCGGCACAGGGAAGAGGGCGGGGGTGGAATTCAGCAGCAATGTGCGTTGGGTTAACCATGCAAAATGGATTGGAGTAGAAGGAAGCCACACTAATTCAGGGAGAGAATACTTTCCCAGGGCAAAAACACATTAAAACCTGGCAGCGATGGAACAAACGCCCTCTGAAAAGAATGCATCAACATCTCTTTCCAGCCAGGCCTCAGCAGAGCAAGGACAGGGGCCATGTGGAGAAAACATGTTATTGATCATTTGCAGCCACCTGCCTCATAGGATGGCCCTCGCCTACAATGTTCACCTGGAACCTGGGAAGAAGTCAAACTAAAATCCTGTTCAACAGCTGTTTCCTGGCATCTTTCTACACGTGGCACCTCTCTTctagccaccccccccccccggactaTCCACCAATAACCACTGAATATTTGGTTGCCACACCTGGTTTAATGAGATGTAAGAAGTTTTGGAAAAGATCAGGGGGACCAGCTCTCTCTTACCATGCCGTCGGAGCAGTtggaggtggggctggtgggCTCAGAGCAGCTCTGTCCTGGCAGCCTATAGTAGTTCTCCACCTGCTCCCTCAGCAGCTCCTGCAGGCTCTCAATGTAGCGGATGGCATTCCTGAGGATCTCCACCTTGGGCAGCCTCTGGTTGGGGTTGGTCGTGGTGCACCTCTTGAGCGTCTCGAAAGCCTGGTTGACCTTCTTCAGGCGTCTCCTCTCGCGCATGGTGGCCGCCTTCCGCCGATCCATGGTGGTAGACTTTCTCTTGCATGCTTTGCAAGCCCACATGAGACAGTGGCCAGCCTGGTGGTGGCCTGTAGGTGCTCGCACGTGCTCGTCCTCGTCTGAGCCTTGCAGCTCTGGTTTGTGCGCCCCGAAGGCAGCCCCTCTGGGCTCAAACTCATCCCCGAACTCGCCCTCGGGGGACGGGATGCAGGAGCCCTCGTAGAAGTACTCAGAAGGCGAGAACTGGCAGCCGTCCATCATTTCCATTCTTTGCGGTGAaggaagtggggcacctggacAGCAGCGAGAGATACAGGGGAGAGACCCGAGCCTGGCGCCGCTGCGGGCCAGCAAATCCCGGGGCGGAGCTCCCTGGTCGGTTTCTCCGGTAATTAACAAGGGCAAAAGCCTGGCGGCCTGGGTCGGGTGTGCTAGGGTTGgggctctttatatattcttgggGGAGGGAGGCCGGCCCCAGTGGCCAGGCACTATTAGCATATCCCACCACAACCCCCGCAGGGGCTGTCTGGGCAAACCTCCGCCTTCCCTCTAGAGAAAATGTGCTGTTTACAGCCCCTTTGGACGCTAATGGTTTTACTGCATTtctgctggggcgggggggggggggggggggaatcattCCCCAACCCGTTCACTTGCACTCTCTAGAGAACCTAAACCAAGGGATCACTTAAAGAGTGGTAGAGACAAAGGAACAAAGTCCATCCAACTTTTTGGAATTGCTCATacataacaaatattaataaataaaactcccTA
The sequence above is drawn from the Neomonachus schauinslandi chromosome 5, ASM220157v2, whole genome shotgun sequence genome and encodes:
- the MYF5 gene encoding myogenic factor 5 codes for the protein MEMMDGCQFSPSEYFYEGSCIPSPEGEFGDEFEPRGAAFGAHKPELQGSDEDEHVRAPTGHHQAGHCLMWACKACKRKSTTMDRRKAATMRERRRLKKVNQAFETLKRCTTTNPNQRLPKVEILRNAIRYIESLQELLREQVENYYRLPGQSCSEPTSPTSNCSDGMPECNSPVWSRKSSSFDSIYCPDVPNVYATDKSSLSSLDCLSSIVDRITNAEQPGLPLQDPASLSPVASTDSQPATPGASNSRLIYHVL